In a genomic window of Virgibacillus sp. SK37:
- a CDS encoding DnaA N-terminal domain-containing protein yields the protein MPKPSFETWIAPATGKITDEDVSVVKVTNDFARHWTVELYKELIRNILKEIRGKRLIL from the coding sequence ATTCCAAAGCCTTCCTTCGAAACTTGGATTGCTCCTGCAACTGGTAAGATCACAGATGAGGATGTATCTGTAGTAAAGGTAACGAATGACTTTGCTAGGCACTGGACTGTGGAATTATATAAAGAACTGATTCGAAACATCCTAAAGGAAATACGGGGCAAGAGATTAATATTGTAG
- a CDS encoding helix-turn-helix domain-containing protein, which produces MEKGEDKENEFGPYIRWMRLKRGFTLSQVADGLGISTNYVSQLERGERKVTDDLVVSFAKLYNIDEDILFWKSGKIPLGVRKLIVNDKSLQEALSKLYKSRQ; this is translated from the coding sequence ATGGAAAAAGGTGAAGATAAGGAGAATGAATTTGGCCCATACATTAGATGGATGAGACTAAAAAGAGGTTTTACCCTTTCTCAAGTCGCAGATGGGTTGGGGATCTCTACTAATTATGTTTCCCAACTGGAGAGGGGCGAAAGGAAGGTAACGGATGACTTAGTAGTTAGTTTTGCAAAACTATATAACATAGACGAGGATATATTGTTTTGGAAGTCAGGTAAAATTCCCCTGGGTGTTAGAAAATTAATCGTGAATGATAAAAGTTTGCAAGAAGCCCTATCCAAACTTTATAAATCTCGACAATAG
- a CDS encoding DUF1385 domain-containing protein produces the protein MEIYGGRAGYDFVSFTGEKYQSISRYKDGEITTDIRLQKGDSKVTNILSKIPFIRAFSILIEIMIESWKGFLSTVIVLLSIQFLLGGKSNYYLLFTKAFSTSEMMCSLLVITGLIIKLTPIGKYHSAEHMTAHAYEKGLNLTIDLVKRQQRTHKDCGTNLVISFFICFFILSMIFGDTVWVFLVSWSIGYEIWRIEPKVLWDVVLVIGKTTQYLLFTSKPKEGHLLVAIEAMKRLEEKELANK, from the coding sequence TTGGAAATTTACGGAGGAAGGGCTGGATACGATTTTGTAAGTTTTACAGGAGAAAAGTATCAGTCAATATCAAGATATAAGGATGGGGAAATCACGACAGATATAAGACTTCAAAAAGGGGATAGCAAAGTAACAAATATTCTTTCGAAAATCCCCTTTATTCGTGCCTTCTCTATTTTAATAGAAATTATGATCGAAAGTTGGAAAGGATTTTTATCTACGGTAATAGTCCTGTTGTCTATTCAATTTTTATTAGGCGGAAAGTCAAATTATTATCTTTTATTTACGAAAGCATTTAGTACCTCAGAAATGATGTGTAGCCTTTTAGTTATTACCGGTCTTATCATAAAACTAACTCCCATTGGTAAGTATCATTCAGCGGAGCATATGACTGCTCATGCTTATGAAAAGGGTCTTAATTTAACAATAGATCTTGTAAAAAGGCAGCAAAGAACGCATAAAGACTGCGGAACAAATCTAGTGATATCCTTCTTTATCTGTTTCTTTATATTATCTATGATATTTGGTGATACAGTTTGGGTGTTTTTGGTTTCCTGGAGTATTGGATATGAGATATGGAGAATTGAGCCGAAAGTATTATGGGATGTCGTATTGGTAATAGGAAAAACAACCCAATATCTCCTTTTTACCTCAAAACCAAAAGAAGGGCATTTATTGGTGGCAATCGAGGCAATGAAGAGGTTAGAAGAGAAAGAATTAGCGAATAAATAG
- a CDS encoding ankyrin repeat domain-containing protein — protein sequence MGKEGNKKLDFMNIINSDDVNQLDEYVDKCGVNHKIKGASLLYWTVHVNNLPFVTRLLELGANPNLKDSIGRSPLEVGAYYGFYKVCKVLLEHGGKVDEDSQRRALEGWDGNRQDLIIELLQQWQNR from the coding sequence GTGGGGAAAGAAGGTAACAAGAAGCTGGATTTTATGAATATAATTAATTCTGATGATGTGAACCAGCTTGATGAATATGTAGATAAATGTGGTGTTAATCATAAGATAAAAGGAGCCAGTCTCCTATACTGGACTGTCCATGTTAATAACCTACCTTTTGTTACGAGACTATTAGAACTGGGAGCCAATCCCAACCTAAAGGATTCAATTGGTAGGAGTCCTCTTGAAGTGGGGGCTTATTATGGATTCTATAAGGTTTGCAAAGTCCTACTTGAACATGGTGGAAAGGTTGATGAGGATTCGCAGCGGAGAGCTTTGGAAGGATGGGATGGTAATAGACAAGACTTAATAATTGAATTGTTACAGCAATGGCAGAATAGATAA
- a CDS encoding helix-turn-helix domain-containing protein: MNNKEKIMLVDQLVVDFGKTVKEFRIKSGLTLQDMAEIVSLSPSYVYRIEAHKRKPEIGTRIRFMTEAMGFTSEEINLYLEKYIAKEKINRESE, from the coding sequence ATGAATAATAAGGAGAAAATAATGCTGGTAGATCAGTTGGTAGTGGACTTTGGTAAAACTGTAAAAGAGTTTAGGATAAAAAGTGGCTTAACATTACAGGACATGGCCGAGATTGTTTCGCTTAGTCCAAGCTACGTGTACAGAATCGAAGCACATAAAAGAAAACCGGAAATAGGAACTAGAATAAGGTTTATGACTGAAGCAATGGGTTTTACGTCTGAAGAGATAAACTTATACTTGGAAAAGTATATTGCGAAAGAAAAGATAAATAGGGAATCAGAATAA
- a CDS encoding DNA/RNA non-specific endonuclease: MRKKMNYLILLLTIVFMVGCTNVEDTSNTDVEADSQEVTRVETNKNNEKEETVTTVVDESAVGEPQGVPDAKETPTQPNNELFSGYKLIEVDGGDLSGHREPKVVVDIGFGDREYLAFTNEHGQLVRVIADEVILQDDSTEPVKSNGRYYWDEAKVPGVESDVLDEGHTIADSLGGVSNAYNITPQDSTLNRHGDQAYMERAIRDAGGATNFEAIITYPNTETQIPSSYKYTYTLKGNVIVDEFDNVNPDEVNESLGLTKSESTPSTDSNSSSKDGDLSSVDANGNGKVTIQEAKDAGYKMPISSDHWLNLDINS; encoded by the coding sequence ATGAGAAAGAAAATGAACTATTTAATCTTACTTTTAACGATTGTTTTTATGGTTGGTTGCACCAACGTAGAAGATACATCCAATACAGATGTAGAAGCAGATTCACAAGAAGTAACCAGAGTTGAAACAAATAAAAATAACGAAAAAGAGGAAACAGTCACTACGGTTGTTGATGAATCGGCAGTAGGGGAACCGCAGGGTGTTCCAGATGCGAAGGAAACACCAACCCAACCAAATAATGAATTATTCTCAGGATACAAACTTATTGAAGTTGATGGCGGTGATTTGTCTGGACATCGTGAACCTAAAGTCGTTGTTGACATTGGATTTGGAGATAGAGAGTATTTGGCATTTACGAATGAACATGGGCAGTTGGTTCGAGTCATAGCTGATGAAGTCATCTTGCAGGATGATAGTACCGAACCTGTAAAGTCAAATGGCAGATATTATTGGGATGAAGCAAAAGTCCCAGGTGTTGAAAGTGATGTTTTAGATGAAGGTCATACCATTGCTGATTCTCTTGGAGGAGTGTCGAATGCTTATAATATCACGCCACAAGATAGCACACTCAACCGACACGGTGATCAGGCTTATATGGAAAGGGCAATCCGTGATGCAGGCGGAGCTACTAATTTTGAAGCAATTATAACATATCCAAATACGGAAACCCAGATTCCTTCTAGTTACAAATATACCTACACTTTAAAAGGAAACGTAATTGTTGACGAATTTGACAACGTGAACCCTGATGAAGTGAACGAATCACTTGGTTTAACCAAAAGTGAATCTACTCCGTCAACTGATTCAAACAGTTCAAGCAAAGATGGCGACCTTTCTAGTGTTGATGCAAACGGTAATGGCAAGGTGACGATTCAAGAAGCGAAAGATGCAGGCTATAAAATGCCGATTTCTAGCGACCATTGGTTAAATTTAGATATTAATTCATAG
- a CDS encoding tyrosine-type recombinase/integrase, with amino-acid sequence MKVEQILIGNRKVYLLIDSNGTPVKPVAKYMKFHYNKESSSNTLQTYCTALKYYFTYLEQTEIDYQQVSFQIISDFVAWLRNPYESNKVVPQKEVKAKRSERTVNTYLTVVTSFYDYLYREELVESNVVEKLMKKMFQGASGNGYKDFLYHVNKEKPRFKNVLKLDEPKVRVRIFTKEQVNEIYKSTTNLRDRFLVRLLFETGLRIGEVLSLFLEDFQFDAIQRKHKIQLTDRGELPNGGKLKTGERKIDISQGLMDLYDDYLYEVLDEYNPNHNFVFVKIWGKNVGEPLTYSDVYATFKEIERKIGLYITPHLFRHTHGTIFYLQTKNIKAVQERLGHAQIQTTIDLYVHPSEDDIRKEWEKASHAFEIRRGVENK; translated from the coding sequence ATGAAGGTAGAACAAATATTGATTGGGAATAGAAAAGTATATCTGCTTATTGATTCAAATGGAACGCCAGTTAAACCCGTTGCGAAGTATATGAAATTTCACTATAACAAGGAGAGTAGTAGCAATACTTTACAGACTTATTGTACAGCTTTGAAATATTACTTTACATACTTAGAACAAACAGAAATTGATTATCAGCAAGTTAGCTTTCAAATAATATCTGACTTCGTTGCTTGGCTCAGAAATCCATATGAAAGCAATAAAGTAGTACCTCAAAAAGAAGTTAAGGCTAAACGCAGTGAAAGAACAGTAAACACTTACCTTACGGTAGTGACATCATTTTATGATTATCTATACAGAGAAGAATTAGTTGAATCAAATGTTGTTGAAAAGTTGATGAAGAAGATGTTTCAAGGTGCCAGTGGAAATGGATATAAGGATTTTTTATATCATGTAAATAAAGAAAAACCACGTTTCAAAAATGTGCTTAAATTAGACGAACCTAAAGTAAGAGTGAGGATATTTACAAAGGAGCAAGTTAATGAAATCTATAAATCTACTACTAATCTTAGGGATAGGTTTCTAGTAAGATTGCTTTTTGAAACTGGCTTACGTATAGGTGAAGTTCTTTCCTTATTTCTTGAGGATTTTCAATTTGATGCCATACAAAGGAAGCACAAAATCCAACTAACAGATAGAGGGGAGTTACCAAACGGGGGAAAATTGAAGACTGGAGAACGAAAGATTGACATCTCTCAAGGACTAATGGACTTGTATGATGATTACTTATACGAAGTGCTAGATGAATATAATCCTAACCATAACTTTGTATTTGTGAAGATTTGGGGTAAGAACGTTGGAGAACCTTTAACTTATTCTGATGTTTATGCCACTTTTAAGGAGATAGAAAGAAAAATAGGCCTATATATTACTCCGCATTTATTCCGACATACCCATGGAACCATATTTTATCTTCAAACAAAGAACATAAAGGCTGTACAAGAACGTCTAGGTCATGCACAAATACAAACAACCATTGACCTATATGTTCACCCTTCCGAAGATGATATTCGTAAGGAATGGGAAAAAGCCTCTCATGCCTTTGAAATTAGGCGAGGCGTGGAGAACAAATAG